A DNA window from Fibrobacter succinogenes contains the following coding sequences:
- a CDS encoding sulfide/dihydroorotate dehydrogenase-like FAD/NAD-binding protein has product MAKILFKKQLSPAVFQFRVHAPLIAQERKAGQFIILQTNKDNGERVPLTIADADTNEGSITLIFQTVGKTTTELSKFEVGDDIPVLVGPLGSPTHIDNFGHVVCVCGGVGIAPMHPIVQALKAAGNKVTIIMGARNESLFLMKEEMTALADNIIFMTDDGSYGRKGLVTEPLKELCEDTKGKPDMVIAIGPPIMMKFCALTTKPYAVKTVVSLNSIMVDGTGMCGGCRVTIGGKTKFVCVDGPEFDGHEVDWNNMLQRMGAFKPQEQEALHRFGANDGHKCNIDKMADAKAKESK; this is encoded by the coding sequence ATGGCAAAAATTCTCTTTAAAAAGCAGTTATCTCCCGCGGTATTCCAATTCCGCGTCCACGCCCCGCTGATCGCGCAAGAACGTAAGGCAGGACAATTTATCATCCTCCAGACGAACAAGGACAACGGTGAACGTGTTCCGCTCACTATTGCTGACGCCGATACGAATGAAGGTTCTATCACCCTCATTTTCCAGACGGTTGGTAAGACGACGACTGAACTTTCCAAGTTCGAAGTCGGTGACGATATCCCGGTCTTGGTTGGCCCGCTCGGTTCTCCGACCCATATCGACAACTTTGGTCACGTAGTCTGCGTTTGCGGTGGTGTCGGTATTGCCCCGATGCACCCGATTGTTCAGGCTCTCAAGGCTGCAGGCAACAAGGTAACGATTATCATGGGTGCCCGTAACGAAAGCCTCTTCCTCATGAAGGAAGAAATGACTGCTCTCGCTGACAACATCATTTTCATGACCGACGACGGTTCTTATGGCCGCAAGGGTCTCGTGACTGAACCGCTTAAGGAACTCTGCGAAGACACCAAGGGTAAGCCGGACATGGTCATCGCTATCGGTCCTCCGATCATGATGAAGTTCTGCGCTCTCACCACCAAGCCGTATGCAGTGAAGACTGTCGTTAGCCTCAACAGCATCATGGTCGATGGTACGGGCATGTGCGGTGGTTGCCGCGTCACTATCGGTGGCAAGACGAAGTTCGTCTGCGTCGATGGTCCGGAATTCGACGGCCACGAAGTCGACTGGAACAACATGCTCCAGCGTATGGGCGCTTTCAAGCCCCAGGAACAGGAAGCTTTGCATCGCTTCGGTGCAAATGACGGCCACAAGTGCAATATCGACAAGATGGCAGATGCCAAGGCTAAGGAGAGCAAATAA
- a CDS encoding Rrf2 family transcriptional regulator: MRVSTKGRYAIRVLIDMAENGETEFHPLHNLAERQGLSEKYLEAILGTLVKNQVLEGARGKGGGYKLAKPAKELTVWDVLSVIETSMSPVECVDNDKNGCDRADICPTLPMWKDLAKIIKDYFTGITIAQLAHKVPKITSPISKEK, from the coding sequence ATGAGAGTATCCACAAAAGGCCGTTACGCCATCCGAGTCCTTATCGACATGGCAGAAAACGGAGAAACCGAATTCCACCCACTGCACAATCTGGCGGAACGTCAGGGACTTTCTGAAAAATACCTCGAAGCGATTCTCGGAACTCTCGTCAAGAACCAGGTGCTCGAAGGGGCACGCGGCAAGGGCGGCGGCTACAAGCTCGCAAAGCCAGCCAAGGAACTGACCGTTTGGGACGTGCTGAGCGTCATCGAGACTTCGATGAGCCCGGTGGAATGTGTCGACAACGACAAGAACGGCTGCGACCGTGCAGACATTTGCCCGACACTCCCAATGTGGAAGGACTTGGCGAAAATCATCAAGGATTACTTCACGGGAATCACGATTGCGCAACTTGCACACAAAGTCCCCAAAATCACAAGCCCAATCAGCAAAGAGAAATAA
- a CDS encoding PD-(D/E)XK nuclease family transposase: MNQSIPEKLKGKTYIDPRTDTGFKSLFASKDAIKDFVDGILHLKGDDQIKNLNYSFEHTLRFMIPEERKVILDAFATTGSKRFLNIEMQKADHSFFIDRTILYKAFLIIKGKHEMDKSEEFKTLTKEEKEYRRYEIPETISIWICDFELPYCMEKYIDEWAIYSKEVLDGGIVETLFPKNKYIIVSLPKFNKTADEVKDPVDAWLYVLKHAHEGEPLPDFGNGIVNDALNRIKIENLDKTTLNELEREMIAKEEIECRLAGAKIETRFEMVDAMLANDIPIEKIAIISGIPLDEIKKRSADVQSGK; the protein is encoded by the coding sequence ATGAATCAATCTATTCCTGAAAAGCTAAAAGGCAAAACCTACATCGACCCGAGAACCGATACCGGATTTAAGAGCCTGTTCGCCAGCAAGGATGCCATCAAGGACTTCGTTGATGGAATCTTGCACCTGAAAGGCGACGACCAAATCAAGAATCTGAATTACTCGTTTGAACATACCTTAAGATTTATGATTCCCGAAGAGCGGAAAGTCATTTTGGATGCTTTCGCAACTACGGGTTCTAAGCGTTTCCTCAATATTGAAATGCAGAAGGCTGACCATAGTTTCTTTATCGACCGAACCATATTGTACAAAGCGTTTTTGATTATAAAAGGCAAGCATGAAATGGATAAATCAGAAGAATTTAAAACGCTCACAAAAGAAGAAAAGGAATACCGGCGTTATGAAATTCCCGAAACAATTTCCATTTGGATTTGTGATTTTGAATTGCCGTACTGCATGGAAAAATACATTGATGAATGGGCTATTTATAGCAAGGAAGTGTTGGATGGAGGAATCGTCGAGACGTTATTCCCCAAAAATAAGTATATTATTGTAAGTCTGCCGAAGTTTAATAAAACCGCAGACGAGGTAAAAGATCCTGTTGACGCCTGGCTCTATGTGCTCAAACACGCGCATGAGGGCGAACCGCTTCCTGATTTTGGGAATGGAATCGTCAACGACGCCTTGAACCGCATCAAAATCGAAAACTTGGACAAAACCACTCTGAACGAACTGGAGCGAGAAATGATTGCAAAAGAAGAAATAGAATGTCGTTTGGCTGGTGCCAAGATTGAGACTCGATTTGAAATGGTCGATGCGATGCTTGCTAACGATATTCCTATTGAAAAAATCGCTATTATTTCCGGTATTCCTCTGGACGAAATCAAAAAGCGCAGCGCTGATGTTCAGTCCGGAAAGTGA
- a CDS encoding KilA-N domain-containing protein: MKKIIIDNNSIAFIQQDQDDYISLTDMAKHKNAESTGLVISHWLSTRYAVEFLGIWEQVNNPNFNVTEFSNIRFNAGSNGYVLSAKQWIERTNAIGLISSAGRYGGTYAHRDIAFEFGSWLSPKFKYYLIREYQRLKEAEQAKFGWSVRRELSKINYHIHTDAIKQNLIPATLTKQQVNMVYANEADVLNVALFGFTAKEWRDAHNDLQGNVRDYATVNQLICHSNMESLNSVLIKEGLPQPERLQKLNQIAISQMTVLESIGENKLLK; encoded by the coding sequence ATGAAGAAGATCATCATTGACAACAACAGCATTGCATTTATACAACAAGATCAGGACGATTATATCAGCCTGACCGACATGGCAAAACACAAGAACGCAGAATCAACGGGTTTGGTCATTTCACATTGGCTTAGCACACGGTATGCGGTTGAATTCTTAGGAATATGGGAGCAAGTCAACAACCCCAATTTTAATGTTACTGAATTCAGTAACATTAGATTCAATGCAGGAAGCAATGGCTATGTCCTTTCCGCTAAACAATGGATAGAGCGAACGAATGCAATCGGACTTATTTCAAGTGCCGGTCGATACGGCGGAACATACGCTCATAGAGACATAGCCTTTGAATTTGGCTCTTGGCTAAGTCCAAAATTTAAATATTATCTCATTCGCGAATACCAACGCCTCAAAGAGGCTGAACAAGCCAAATTTGGCTGGTCCGTGCGTCGTGAACTTTCTAAAATCAACTATCACATCCATACGGATGCCATCAAGCAGAATTTGATTCCGGCCACACTTACAAAGCAGCAAGTGAATATGGTTTACGCAAACGAAGCTGATGTTCTAAATGTAGCCTTATTCGGATTTACCGCCAAGGAATGGCGCGATGCGCATAACGATTTGCAGGGAAATGTCCGCGATTACGCAACTGTAAACCAGCTAATTTGTCATTCAAACATGGAATCGTTGAATTCCGTTCTGATCAAGGAGGGCTTGCCGCAGCCGGAGCGGTTGCAAAAACTGAATCAGATTGCGATTTCGCAGATGACCGTGCTAGAATCCATTGGCGAGAATAAATTGCTGAAATAA